From the uncultured Trichococcus sp. genome, one window contains:
- a CDS encoding SDR family oxidoreductase — protein sequence MTNKIALITGASAGIGKEFAKKLSQQGYELILVARREGRLVEISKQLPTKCEIITADLAKVEECYHLYEKTKDKNISMLINCAGFGDFGAFTTTSLDKELEMIDVNIKAVHILTKKFLPDMIARNEGYILNVASVAGLMPAGPYMATYYATKAYVTSFTSAIAEELEEKKSNVYVGSLCPGPVDTEFNQVADVKFNLKGITSEYCVNYALDKMYKRKKIIVPTMLLKGALFSSKLAPRNLVVRLTSRQQKKKQG from the coding sequence ATGACAAACAAAATAGCGCTCATCACAGGTGCCAGTGCGGGCATCGGAAAAGAGTTCGCCAAAAAGTTGAGCCAGCAAGGGTACGAACTGATCCTGGTTGCGAGGCGGGAGGGTCGGCTTGTGGAGATCAGCAAACAGTTGCCGACCAAATGCGAGATCATCACAGCGGACTTGGCGAAGGTGGAGGAATGCTACCATCTGTACGAAAAGACGAAGGATAAAAACATTTCCATGCTGATCAACTGTGCCGGTTTCGGCGATTTCGGCGCTTTCACGACGACCAGTCTGGATAAGGAGCTGGAGATGATCGACGTCAACATCAAGGCGGTCCATATCCTGACCAAGAAATTTCTGCCGGATATGATCGCAAGGAACGAAGGCTACATCCTGAATGTGGCTTCGGTTGCCGGCCTGATGCCGGCGGGGCCTTACATGGCGACTTATTATGCGACAAAGGCCTACGTCACGAGCTTCACTTCCGCGATAGCCGAGGAGCTGGAAGAGAAGAAGAGCAATGTTTATGTCGGTTCGCTTTGCCCGGGACCGGTCGATACGGAGTTCAACCAAGTGGCGGATGTGAAATTCAATCTGAAGGGCATCACTTCTGAATATTGCGTCAACTACGCCTTGGATAAAATGTACAAACGCAAAAAAATCATTGTTCCGACGATGTTGCTGAAGGGCGCGCTCTTCTCGTCCAAGCTGGCTCCGCGCAATTTGGTCGTGCGCCTGACCAGCAGGCAGCAAAAGAAAAAGCAAGGCTAA
- the srtB gene encoding class B sortase: MRKNIWVLLLSRLLFLQIIHYGVQEIELRKDVTVPEKSDKFAFPLPKASSTDFRSATTSSEEAAVPLEELTFTINPSAEYYQINPDYVGWLSVNGTVIDYPVVRGQDNETYLSQNFYREPDIFGAIFMDYRNIGMGIDRHTIIYGHYTQYGQMFGELDKFLNEDFLKGNLDFTFSDAYGEKRYRIFSVHVAPADTSFLDIDFEGNEYTDFLSMLKDLSVFPSEIVVTEADHILTLMTCNDSAENGRLFIHAVELTEEQ; this comes from the coding sequence GTGCGAAAAAATATATGGGTGCTGCTCCTCTCCAGGTTACTCTTTTTGCAGATTATCCACTATGGGGTTCAAGAAATAGAACTAAGAAAGGACGTGACGGTGCCCGAAAAGAGTGATAAGTTTGCCTTTCCTCTCCCAAAGGCTTCTTCCACGGACTTCCGTTCGGCAACGACATCTTCAGAGGAGGCAGCTGTTCCTTTGGAAGAACTGACTTTTACGATTAATCCATCAGCGGAATATTATCAAATTAATCCGGATTATGTGGGCTGGCTTTCTGTGAATGGAACCGTTATTGATTACCCGGTCGTCCGGGGACAGGATAATGAAACGTATCTTTCTCAGAATTTTTATCGGGAACCGGATATTTTCGGAGCCATCTTCATGGATTATCGGAATATCGGAATGGGAATAGACAGACATACTATCATTTATGGACACTATACACAGTATGGCCAAATGTTCGGTGAATTGGATAAATTCCTGAACGAAGATTTTTTGAAGGGAAATTTGGATTTTACATTCAGCGATGCCTATGGGGAAAAACGCTACAGGATTTTTTCCGTCCATGTGGCGCCAGCTGATACAAGTTTTTTGGATATTGATTTTGAGGGAAACGAGTACACTGATTTTCTGTCCATGCTCAAGGACCTTTCCGTTTTTCCGTCAGAAATAGTGGTGACAGAGGCTGATCACATTCTCACGCTGATGACATGCAACGATTCCGCAGAAAACGGCAGGCTCTTTATTCATGCTGTGGAATTAACAGAAGAGCAATAG
- a CDS encoding dipeptide epimerase, protein MMKIDRIEIGEVAIPLRMPFKTASRTIDAVHNILIRIVTDSGTTGYGEAPPTALITGETKASIREAVMQYIAPSIIGMEIFDLDTITERLHASIVNNTSAKAAVDMAVYDLYAKILGQPLYKVLGGAKREIETAHTISANPTDEMVSDSLQAVQDGFSILNVNAGKHGLKDVESLLAIRKAVGPGIRIRIEANQGWNPQEAVRIISMLEDKDMQAELVEQPVEAHNLTGLKFVAQHVQTPIAADESVFSVKDALQIIQTQSADLINIKLMKTGGIHEALKICTMAETYGVDCMIGCMLESKISVSAAAHLAAAKNCITMVDLIGPSFYKIEAYEGGPMFIGGTIKLGDANGIGINAFPKAHFKKLGVVK, encoded by the coding sequence ATGATGAAAATCGACAGAATAGAAATTGGGGAAGTGGCCATTCCACTGCGGATGCCATTCAAGACAGCATCACGCACGATTGATGCCGTGCATAACATCCTGATCCGCATCGTGACCGATAGCGGGACCACAGGCTATGGGGAGGCACCACCGACAGCCTTGATCACCGGCGAAACAAAGGCTTCCATCCGTGAGGCCGTCATGCAATACATCGCTCCGAGCATCATCGGAATGGAAATTTTCGACCTGGATACCATCACGGAAAGGCTGCATGCCAGCATCGTCAACAACACATCAGCAAAAGCTGCCGTTGATATGGCTGTCTACGATCTGTACGCCAAAATATTAGGCCAGCCTCTGTATAAAGTATTGGGCGGTGCGAAACGGGAAATCGAGACTGCCCACACCATCAGCGCCAATCCGACAGACGAGATGGTCAGTGACAGTCTGCAGGCCGTCCAGGACGGCTTCAGCATTCTGAATGTGAATGCCGGGAAGCACGGGCTCAAGGATGTGGAGAGCTTGCTGGCCATCCGTAAGGCAGTCGGGCCGGGCATCCGCATCCGGATCGAGGCCAATCAAGGCTGGAACCCCCAAGAGGCGGTCCGCATCATCAGCATGCTCGAGGATAAGGATATGCAGGCCGAGCTGGTGGAACAGCCAGTGGAGGCACACAATCTGACAGGCCTGAAATTTGTTGCGCAACACGTCCAAACGCCGATAGCGGCCGACGAGAGCGTCTTCTCCGTAAAGGATGCCCTCCAGATCATCCAGACACAATCAGCCGACCTCATCAACATCAAACTGATGAAGACGGGGGGCATTCATGAGGCACTCAAAATCTGCACCATGGCGGAAACCTACGGAGTGGACTGTATGATCGGCTGCATGCTGGAAAGCAAGATTTCCGTCAGCGCCGCGGCCCATCTGGCAGCCGCCAAAAACTGCATCACGATGGTCGACCTCATCGGGCCGTCGTTCTACAAAATCGAAGCCTATGAGGGCGGTCCGATGTTCATCGGAGGCACAATCAAACTGGGCGATGCGAACGGCATCGGCATCAACGCTTTTCCGAAGGCCCATTTCAAGAAACTCGGAGTCGTGAAATAA
- a CDS encoding PLDc N-terminal domain-containing protein — MIADLQPYLPILIPLIVIQIILLITALLHLNKHPQVKMGSKNLWIFIIIFLNIIGPVLYFLIGRGDE, encoded by the coding sequence ATGATAGCTGATTTGCAGCCATACTTACCCATCCTGATCCCTTTAATCGTGATTCAGATCATTTTGTTGATCACGGCCCTGCTCCACCTGAACAAGCATCCCCAAGTAAAAATGGGCAGCAAAAATCTTTGGATCTTCATCATCATCTTCCTGAACATCATCGGCCCGGTCCTGTATTTCCTGATTGGAAGGGGCGATGAGTGA
- a CDS encoding iron ABC transporter permease: MTKRKPNAFRIYLAVTVSLLIAAAVLALHTGAADTDWSDLIEALIGEDGGDYYLVLRGIRFPRILGAFFVGSSLAVAGAIMQALTRNPLADPGLLGLTSGANIAVALVYALAPQSSYLLVSVACFVGAGLAMLFVYGLSNATRSGQSPLNLILIGAAVSFFFQAIADGIAIWFRISKDVSMWTSGGLMGVDWNILSITPVIGLALLLSLVLSGQLTVLSLGEETAISMGQRTKMIRTVLIILITLLAGSAVAIAGNLALIGLMIPHVVRKLVGQDYRKIIPLCITVGGTFMILADYIGRTVVSPFEIPVVAIVSVIGVPFYVTIARKGGIKAVQ; encoded by the coding sequence GTGACTAAACGGAAACCAAATGCCTTCAGAATCTATCTGGCTGTGACGGTCAGCCTATTGATCGCGGCAGCGGTCCTGGCGCTTCACACAGGGGCGGCGGACACAGATTGGTCGGACCTGATTGAGGCGCTCATCGGTGAAGATGGCGGCGATTATTATCTTGTCCTGCGGGGCATCCGTTTTCCGCGCATTCTGGGTGCCTTCTTCGTGGGCAGTTCTTTGGCTGTTGCCGGGGCGATCATGCAGGCGCTGACGCGGAATCCGTTGGCCGATCCCGGACTTTTAGGGCTGACTTCCGGAGCGAACATCGCGGTGGCCTTGGTCTATGCCTTGGCTCCGCAGAGTTCCTACCTGCTCGTTTCCGTTGCCTGTTTTGTGGGTGCGGGCTTGGCGATGCTGTTTGTCTACGGTCTCAGCAATGCGACGAGGAGCGGACAGTCGCCCTTGAACCTGATCCTGATCGGGGCGGCCGTCTCGTTCTTTTTCCAGGCCATCGCGGACGGGATCGCAATCTGGTTCCGCATCTCCAAGGACGTTTCGATGTGGACTTCCGGCGGCCTGATGGGTGTCGATTGGAATATTCTGAGCATCACTCCGGTCATCGGACTGGCGCTGCTGCTGAGCTTGGTGCTCAGCGGCCAGTTGACGGTGCTGAGTTTGGGCGAGGAAACAGCGATCAGCATGGGACAACGGACCAAAATGATCAGGACCGTCCTGATCATTTTGATCACCTTGCTCGCGGGCAGCGCGGTCGCCATCGCCGGCAATCTTGCCCTGATCGGCCTGATGATCCCGCATGTCGTGCGCAAGCTGGTCGGGCAGGATTACCGCAAAATCATTCCGTTGTGCATCACGGTCGGGGGGACTTTCATGATTCTGGCTGATTACATCGGCCGCACGGTCGTCAGTCCTTTCGAAATTCCCGTAGTGGCCATCGTTTCCGTGATCGGCGTGCCTTTCTACGTGACGATCGCCAGAAAAGGGGGGATCAAAGCTGTTCAATGA
- a CDS encoding alpha/beta hydrolase: MNPFFKLMLKLMSSPKINMQEDYARVRKVQHILAPKPKKGYIIMDHKIYSEDRSHDIPVRVFYPKECLYKEPLLFFHGGGWVIGDIETYTNACINMADLTGRTVYSVDYRLAPEHPYPAGLYDCYRVAEVLLKHLEMSGLSDETDLILIGDSAGGNLAAAVSLLLRDRGQAIPVKQILLYPVTYWDHSETSPFESIRTNGHDYGLTAKKMEEYMALYQPDPELRKNGYVAPLMAEDLSNQPETLVITAEFDPLRDEGEAYAEALRKAGNKVQVHRVNGIVHGFITYPKTAESVVEAYEVINAFLNA; this comes from the coding sequence ATGAATCCATTTTTTAAATTGATGCTTAAGTTGATGTCGTCACCAAAAATCAACATGCAGGAAGACTACGCCCGTGTCCGCAAAGTGCAGCATATACTGGCTCCCAAGCCGAAAAAGGGCTATATCATCATGGACCACAAAATCTATTCGGAGGACCGTTCCCATGATATTCCCGTGCGCGTCTTCTATCCGAAAGAGTGCCTGTATAAAGAACCGTTGCTGTTTTTTCATGGCGGCGGGTGGGTCATCGGCGACATCGAAACGTATACGAATGCCTGCATCAATATGGCGGATCTGACCGGCAGGACCGTCTATTCCGTCGATTATCGCTTGGCGCCGGAGCATCCGTATCCGGCCGGCCTCTATGATTGTTACCGGGTGGCGGAAGTGCTGCTGAAGCACTTGGAAATGAGCGGTCTGTCGGATGAAACGGATCTGATTCTGATCGGTGATTCCGCGGGCGGAAACTTGGCTGCAGCCGTGTCTTTGCTGCTCCGCGACAGAGGCCAAGCGATTCCGGTCAAACAGATTCTGTTGTATCCTGTCACCTACTGGGATCATTCGGAAACGTCCCCTTTCGAATCGATCCGCACAAATGGGCATGATTACGGACTGACTGCGAAAAAAATGGAAGAATACATGGCGCTGTACCAGCCCGATCCCGAGCTGCGCAAAAATGGCTATGTCGCGCCATTGATGGCGGAAGACCTGTCGAACCAGCCGGAAACGCTGGTGATCACGGCCGAATTCGATCCGTTGCGGGATGAAGGCGAAGCCTACGCGGAAGCGTTGCGGAAAGCCGGAAACAAGGTGCAGGTCCATCGCGTGAATGGCATCGTCCATGGCTTCATCACCTATCCGAAGACAGCCGAATCGGTTGTGGAAGCCTACGAAGTCATAAATGCGTTCCTGAATGCGTAA
- a CDS encoding DUF6320 domain-containing protein — translation MRHCPHCNATIKGEWEQCPLCQKTLDEATDPLLPDPYPKIPLRFNKEVVWKYLTLISFVLIIAFLLIELIWIGRMENLQLALFGILSMWLSVLILIRKRRNIAKGIVYLIVSLSLLCIYLDYLSGWSGWSTTYAVPIICSFAIVSLYIAVRLVNLGVKDYVLYLLTAALLGLLPALFLTLDWVTTSLPSSLSVMMSAVTLIIILLYHGGEIWRELEKRMHV, via the coding sequence ATGAGACACTGTCCGCACTGCAACGCAACCATCAAGGGAGAATGGGAACAATGTCCCTTGTGCCAAAAAACATTGGATGAAGCCACCGATCCGCTGCTGCCGGATCCCTATCCGAAGATTCCGCTGCGCTTCAACAAGGAGGTTGTCTGGAAATATTTGACATTGATTTCCTTTGTGCTGATCATCGCTTTTCTGCTGATCGAACTGATTTGGATCGGAAGGATGGAGAATCTGCAGCTCGCCTTGTTCGGGATCTTGAGCATGTGGCTTTCCGTTTTGATCCTGATCCGGAAACGCCGGAACATCGCAAAGGGCATCGTTTATCTGATCGTCTCCCTGTCGCTCCTGTGCATTTATTTGGATTACCTGTCAGGATGGAGCGGTTGGTCGACCACCTATGCGGTGCCGATCATCTGCAGTTTTGCGATCGTGTCCTTATACATCGCAGTGCGCCTCGTCAACTTGGGTGTCAAGGACTATGTGCTGTATCTGTTGACAGCCGCCTTGCTGGGGCTTCTGCCGGCGCTGTTCCTGACCTTGGACTGGGTCACGACGTCATTGCCCTCAAGCCTGTCGGTCATGATGAGCGCAGTCACCTTGATCATCATCCTGCTCTATCACGGCGGAGAAATATGGCGCGAGTTGGAGAAACGGATGCATGTTTGA
- a CDS encoding fasciclin domain-containing protein, which produces MKKIISRLLSLATLLFLSFSIAPMASAATAEPTDDIVGIALGNEDFSILVSALQKAELVDDLQGDGPFTVFAPTNAAFEKLLGELGVTAEELLAQPDLGKVLTYHVVSGKVMAADLTDGMKAETLNGEELTFDLSDAPMVNKSNITTTDIEATNGVIHVIDTILVPANFELQETDLEADQVAQTGIEGNTLLLVSMLVTGSLLLLFVFKKKTA; this is translated from the coding sequence ATGAAAAAAATTATCAGCCGCTTACTTTCACTTGCTACATTGCTGTTTCTCTCGTTCAGTATCGCTCCTATGGCTTCTGCTGCTACCGCTGAACCTACCGACGACATTGTAGGTATTGCACTCGGGAATGAAGATTTCAGTATCCTTGTTTCGGCACTCCAAAAGGCAGAACTTGTCGATGATCTCCAAGGGGACGGCCCATTTACAGTGTTCGCGCCTACTAACGCCGCATTCGAGAAGTTGCTTGGTGAATTGGGAGTTACTGCCGAAGAGCTCCTTGCACAGCCGGACTTGGGAAAAGTTCTTACTTATCATGTCGTTTCCGGAAAAGTCATGGCAGCTGATTTAACAGATGGAATGAAAGCTGAAACCTTAAACGGTGAAGAGCTTACTTTTGATCTCTCAGACGCACCTATGGTCAATAAATCAAACATCACAACTACGGATATTGAGGCAACCAATGGTGTTATCCATGTCATCGACACTATTTTGGTTCCTGCCAACTTCGAGTTGCAAGAAACTGATTTAGAGGCAGACCAAGTGGCTCAGACTGGTATAGAGGGGAATACCCTTCTTCTTGTTTCCATGCTGGTTACAGGAAGCCTACTCCTTCTCTTTGTCTTCAAGAAAAAAACAGCTTAG
- a CDS encoding ABC transporter ATP-binding protein — protein sequence MDILTIVGLGKSFGSQRVLEDLSFSVPEGSIYGFIGKNGSGKTTTMKIVLGLLQSDTGEISVCGEKVHYGDTRTNRFIGYLPDVPEFYSFMTAKEYLRLCGEITGIPSAIIQTKSEELLELVGLADVKKRIGTFSRGMKQRLGIAQALLNEPRLLICDEPTSALDPIGRREILDILMKVKERTTVLFSTHVLTDVEAICDRVGILDGGKLVLTGSVSELKHTHSRHSCTVTFRTPADAAVFRADPRISVLNTVLHAKEPSVTIQAEDPEQTMALIILILGETGLVPLRLETAEPKLEDIFLEVVR from the coding sequence ATGGATATCCTCACGATCGTCGGCTTGGGGAAATCCTTCGGGAGCCAACGCGTTCTCGAGGACTTGTCCTTCTCCGTCCCTGAAGGCTCGATCTACGGTTTCATCGGCAAGAACGGCTCCGGAAAGACGACGACAATGAAGATCGTTTTGGGCTTGTTGCAGTCGGATACCGGCGAAATTTCTGTATGCGGCGAAAAAGTGCATTACGGCGACACCCGCACGAACCGCTTCATCGGCTACCTGCCGGATGTCCCGGAATTTTACAGTTTCATGACCGCAAAGGAATATCTGCGGCTGTGCGGCGAGATCACAGGCATACCATCCGCGATCATCCAAACCAAGTCTGAAGAACTGCTGGAGCTGGTCGGGCTGGCGGATGTGAAAAAACGCATCGGCACCTTTTCCCGCGGCATGAAGCAGCGGCTGGGGATCGCCCAAGCCTTGCTGAACGAACCGCGACTCTTGATCTGCGATGAACCCACTTCCGCACTGGATCCGATCGGCCGCAGGGAAATATTGGATATCCTTATGAAAGTGAAGGAACGGACGACCGTGCTCTTTTCGACGCATGTCCTGACCGATGTGGAAGCCATCTGCGATCGGGTCGGCATCCTTGACGGAGGAAAACTCGTCCTGACCGGCTCGGTATCCGAACTGAAACACACGCACTCCAGACATTCCTGTACGGTCACCTTCCGGACGCCGGCGGATGCCGCTGTATTCCGGGCAGATCCGCGGATAAGCGTCCTGAATACAGTTTTGCATGCCAAAGAGCCTTCCGTCACCATCCAAGCCGAGGACCCGGAACAGACCATGGCTTTGATCATCCTGATCCTGGGTGAAACCGGGTTGGTTCCGCTCCGCTTGGAAACGGCCGAACCCAAACTGGAGGATATTTTCCTGGAGGTGGTCCGATGA
- a CDS encoding iron ABC transporter permease: MAAFIAALSMGYSSLPFDRILQVLSGNGAFKENYVFYQIRLPRAFVLAMAGACLAGAGIILQTLSNNDLADSGLLGINSGAGLGVTIFYLFAGEGMLQFSAVLPLVAFISALVAASTVYLLSYSRSHKQHAMQLVVIGAGISSAFSGLIVLLMSSSDRTDVSFITAWMSGNIWGSTWPFVFTILPGWLLAMGILFLKAPTLNILALGEESAVALGLKLRNEKLILLLCAVAIASAAISLTGNIGFIGLMSPHIAKKLVGKRHERYSWIALLIGSIILLVADAIGRTVMDTAFPTGIVVSLIGAPYFLYLLLGRMR, encoded by the coding sequence GTGGCGGCTTTCATCGCCGCCTTGTCCATGGGTTATTCTTCGCTTCCGTTTGACCGCATCCTGCAGGTGCTGTCCGGGAACGGGGCTTTTAAAGAAAACTATGTCTTTTACCAGATCCGCTTGCCCCGGGCTTTTGTGTTGGCGATGGCCGGAGCTTGCCTGGCGGGTGCCGGTATCATCCTGCAGACCTTGAGCAACAACGACCTGGCTGATTCGGGTCTCCTTGGCATCAATTCCGGTGCCGGACTCGGCGTGACGATCTTCTATCTGTTCGCGGGTGAAGGCATGCTTCAGTTTTCGGCGGTCCTGCCGCTCGTCGCATTCATCAGCGCACTGGTGGCGGCATCCACAGTCTATCTGCTCAGCTACAGCCGCAGCCACAAGCAGCATGCGATGCAGCTGGTGGTCATCGGAGCGGGGATCTCCTCCGCCTTTTCGGGGCTGATCGTACTGCTGATGTCCTCCTCCGACCGGACCGACGTCAGTTTCATCACCGCTTGGATGTCGGGAAACATCTGGGGTTCGACCTGGCCGTTCGTGTTCACGATCCTGCCCGGTTGGCTGTTGGCGATGGGGATCCTTTTCCTGAAGGCCCCGACGCTGAATATTTTGGCGTTGGGGGAGGAGAGCGCTGTTGCGTTGGGATTGAAGCTCCGGAACGAAAAACTGATCCTGCTGCTTTGCGCCGTCGCCATCGCTTCAGCGGCGATCTCCTTGACCGGGAACATCGGCTTCATCGGTCTGATGTCGCCGCACATCGCCAAAAAACTGGTCGGCAAACGGCATGAACGCTACAGTTGGATCGCGCTCCTGATCGGCAGCATCATCCTGTTGGTCGCCGATGCGATCGGCCGCACGGTGATGGATACCGCTTTTCCGACCGGTATCGTCGTATCCCTGATCGGGGCGCCTTATTTCCTGTATTTGCTGTTGGGGAGGATGCGCTGA
- a CDS encoding alcohol acetyltransferase, whose product MNRKKWVRLDNASNIFLAAMTNSDTKVFRMSAELTDIVDPLLLQRALDEVYENYVLYHSVLRRGFFWYYLEESDLKPNVTADVLPPCAQIYHFDRRELLFRVFYNQNRVHLELFHALSDGTGALWFFEDLLKAYIMLRHPEAFEGLGAAAHDRLNHQLEDSFAHYFRKDKKQNFTDAAQSAIRSFAKVSQLAGKSPAQKSTSPEEAHQKKKVKVHQFRGKKTPDNRPHVIELEMPVKDVLALAREQQTSLTLYLTAVYMLAVRRASPDFKPGSAMAVSVPVNLRQFFPSNSARNFFSTTRLIYTTNENEETDDIAAIGRTLKTQFQQQITPESLEEKLRTLIAFEYSPFTRMVFRPIKDLVLKLVNYVSNRNLTIAISNLGKVTFPDPIDGYIEKMYFHTSAVRPQFCAISHGDQLTVSFTSPFVESTIEEQFVRLLTDAGVAVTVAANKVTSEDLEVEG is encoded by the coding sequence GTGAACCGAAAAAAGTGGGTACGTTTGGACAATGCCTCCAATATATTTTTGGCAGCCATGACGAACAGCGATACGAAAGTCTTCCGCATGAGCGCGGAATTGACCGATATTGTGGACCCGCTGTTGTTGCAGCGGGCGCTTGATGAAGTATATGAGAATTACGTGCTTTACCACAGTGTGCTGCGGCGCGGTTTTTTCTGGTATTATCTGGAAGAAAGCGACCTGAAGCCGAACGTGACGGCCGACGTGTTACCGCCATGCGCGCAGATCTATCATTTTGACCGGAGGGAACTGTTATTCCGCGTCTTCTATAACCAAAACCGGGTTCATTTGGAACTGTTCCATGCTCTATCGGACGGAACCGGTGCGCTCTGGTTTTTTGAGGATCTGCTGAAGGCCTACATCATGCTGCGTCATCCCGAAGCTTTTGAAGGCCTGGGTGCCGCCGCGCATGACCGCTTGAACCATCAACTGGAGGACAGTTTTGCGCACTATTTCCGCAAGGACAAGAAACAGAATTTCACTGACGCGGCACAATCCGCCATCCGATCCTTCGCGAAAGTCAGTCAATTGGCTGGAAAGAGCCCTGCGCAAAAGAGCACCTCGCCTGAGGAAGCGCATCAAAAAAAGAAAGTCAAAGTGCACCAGTTCCGCGGCAAAAAGACGCCGGACAACCGGCCACATGTCATCGAATTGGAGATGCCGGTCAAGGACGTGCTTGCGCTGGCCCGGGAACAACAGACGTCTTTGACCTTGTATCTGACCGCCGTGTACATGCTGGCCGTGCGCAGAGCCAGTCCCGATTTTAAACCCGGGTCAGCTATGGCCGTTTCCGTGCCGGTCAACTTACGGCAGTTCTTTCCGTCCAATTCTGCCAGGAATTTTTTCAGTACGACCCGCCTGATCTACACCACAAATGAAAATGAAGAAACGGATGACATTGCTGCAATCGGTCGCACGCTGAAAACACAGTTCCAGCAACAGATTACGCCGGAAAGTCTGGAGGAAAAGCTGCGGACGTTGATTGCCTTCGAGTACAGCCCCTTCACGCGGATGGTCTTCCGACCGATCAAAGACCTTGTTCTGAAGCTGGTCAATTACGTCAGCAACCGGAATTTGACGATCGCGATCTCTAATCTGGGCAAGGTTACCTTTCCTGATCCTATCGACGGCTACATCGAGAAAATGTATTTCCATACTTCGGCGGTCCGCCCGCAATTTTGCGCCATCAGTCACGGGGACCAGCTGACTGTCAGTTTCACTTCGCCCTTTGTCGAATCCACGATCGAGGAGCAGTTTGTCCGGCTTCTGACCGATGCCGGAGTAGCCGTCACCGTCGCGGCGAACAAGGTCACCAGTGAAGATTTGGAGGTGGAAGGTTGA
- a CDS encoding ABC transporter permease, producing the protein MKAYLAFTKKELTEYTRNFKLFLAIALFALLGIMNPLTAKFLPDLLGNFMPEGITILIAEPTNLDSWIQFFKNGTQTGLFIIVILLSGMMAKEYEKGTLINMVTKGLPRRTILFSKFTGALLLWTVSYWLCFFITLGYTLYYFPEGTTENLALSVVSLYLFGILLIAVLLLGAVLFKNAYGPLLFTGAFLMVLFLWNLFPEAAEWNPLVLASRNMDMLQGTLLLENLRNPLLTTGLMIGLALFSAVKLFNKTAL; encoded by the coding sequence ATGAAAGCATATCTTGCCTTCACCAAAAAGGAACTGACCGAATATACGCGCAACTTCAAGCTGTTTCTGGCGATTGCCTTGTTTGCGTTGTTGGGCATCATGAATCCATTGACGGCCAAATTTTTGCCTGATCTGTTGGGTAATTTCATGCCGGAAGGGATCACGATCCTGATTGCGGAACCGACGAACCTCGATTCCTGGATCCAATTCTTCAAGAACGGCACCCAGACCGGCCTGTTCATCATCGTCATCCTCCTGAGCGGCATGATGGCGAAGGAATACGAAAAAGGTACACTCATCAATATGGTCACCAAAGGCCTTCCGCGCCGAACCATCCTGTTTTCAAAATTCACAGGCGCCCTGCTGCTCTGGACCGTCAGCTATTGGCTCTGCTTTTTCATCACGTTGGGTTACACGCTCTATTACTTCCCTGAGGGCACAACCGAAAACTTGGCCCTGTCCGTCGTCAGCCTCTACCTGTTCGGCATCCTGCTGATTGCCGTTCTGCTACTCGGGGCTGTCTTGTTCAAAAATGCCTACGGGCCGCTGTTGTTCACGGGTGCCTTCCTGATGGTGCTGTTTTTGTGGAACCTGTTCCCGGAAGCGGCCGAGTGGAATCCGCTGGTGCTGGCCTCGCGCAATATGGACATGCTACAGGGGACGCTGCTGCTGGAGAACCTTCGGAATCCGCTGCTGACGACGGGACTGATGATCGGATTGGCTCTTTTTTCGGCGGTAAAACTATTCAACAAGACTGCTTTATGA